The Theobroma cacao cultivar B97-61/B2 chromosome 2, Criollo_cocoa_genome_V2, whole genome shotgun sequence genome includes the window ttgaatttattaaaaagtggagatttatatataaagaatgaaaatttaaagagaAACATAATGTTTTTCGTGTACTAATACGAGAATAAATctattataaaatgattttgaaaatcaaaTCTTCTCAATAATAAAACTTTCTCACCCTTTTAACTAAGAGAAAACTCAAGAAGATTGTGATTCAATCACTCTGGGTGATCTAAAATACTACAATATAAGATTATCACCAAACACAGCAATCTATAATTACGGTGAATAAATcactttgaatttttaaaaacatcagtatataaaaaaaaaaaacactaccTTAGGTAAAAGAAAGGTTCATTTGTGAATAATCTTGGGCCTTTTGAACTTTGCAGACTCAAACTAGATTACGAAACTTAGGAAGCCCAAACTATCAGCATTACCCATAAATGCAACAGTAGAAGTGGCCCATTAATCATAGCCGTTGATAGGTGGCTCAAACGACATCCACGCCATCTCTACGTATCATCGAAAACCATCACCAACTTCAGAAAAAATATCAACCGTTAGATCGCCACCGCCCCATCAATCAACCCTTTCCAAAACCAATCTCCATTGCCAGGAAGCATAGGGAATAATTCCTCATCTTCAAATTCCTCTCCCCTTTTCTCCTCCATTGTATCTGGCTTTTGTAGTCAAGCTGAATCGCGAAGCATCAAGGCTCATCCGCGACATTTCATGCTATGGTACGCTCAGTTCCCACCTCTATCACCTCAGAGTTTCTTTCGcttcactatttttttttatattttttaattttttttttgtcatttctcaCTGGCTTAGGGTTTCTCTGATGATTCATATAATTCTTTGATCGTAAAATATTCCTTGCGTTTGGTTTCAGTCCTATAGATCCAATTTATTGACTTTTCACTCCGTCATTTTCTGTGTGGGTGCGATGAAACTAGTGGAAAATGAAGGCAGGGAAAGGAAAATTTCTGTTATGATGGCGCCTGTTACTTTGCTTTTAGTTGCGAGAAACTAGACTTAGTGAAGGTGGATTGTTGCTTTTGggttattcatttatttttaggCGGTTCTAGATTTTAATAAGTTATCGTTCATTTGAAATTCCTCAGTGAATAAATGCCCATTCCTTAGGTGATTATTAAAAATCAAGAATTTGGTTAATTGCATAATTAAAATTGGATGTGGCTGATATTTTGGCATCAAGGAAGTAATTTCTACATATAATTCTCAGAAAGATGGATTAGTTTTATTCAGATAGAAGTGGACTTTAGATTAGATGGACTGACgaatttgtaaataaaacTTGATGgtgttttgttcttttcttctctttctttttgttgttgttggcTGTAGTGAGTTAACTGGTATTATTGCTACTCATTTCATTTGTTATATGTTAGCACCAAACTGTTGTTATTGCTTgtcattttatttgttatgaTTTGTCAATAAGTAGGCATCCATTGGTACTGTTTTTATAGCCCTTTCCAATGTCAGTTGCATCATGCAAACATGATTGTTGCTTCAAATTTGCTATTATGTTCTTCTCAAGTGTTTTTGGGTTATTGTTAGATATATTTCTAATAATTAGATCATTTCATGGAAGCTAGAAACGGTGATTGGTTTACATCCTACAGTCTTTGGGAATATTACTTTatgagaggaaaaaaaaaggatattAATAGTTGTTCTGGATTTCTCTGCATAGGCACCCATAAAGGGCATTCTTTCCCTGCAAAGGGCTGCTTTGTTCAGAAATAGCAGTGAGAGGTGGGGTCTAGGCATTAGATCATTTAGTACTCAAGGAGCAACAACTACTGGTGCTCCACAGCCTCCCCctcctcctccaccaccaGAGAAAACCCATTTTGGTGGTCTAAAAGATGAAGACCGTATTTTCACCAACTTGTATGGGTTGCATGACCCTTTTCTCAAAGGTGCTCAGAAACGTGGTGACTGGCATAGAACCAAGGATTTAGTACTCAAGGGTGCTGATTGGATTGTCAATGAAATGAAGAAGTCTGGACTACGAGGACGTGGTGGTGCTGGATTTCCATCAGGCCTTAAATGGTCTTTCATGCCAAAAGTATCTGATGGCCGTCCTTCTTATCTTGTTGTCAATGCTGATGAAAGTGAACCTGGAACCTGTAAAGACAGGGAAATCATGCGGCATGATCCACACAAATTATTGGAGGGCTGCTTGATTGCTGGGGTAGGGATGAGAGCTACAGCTGCTTATATCTACATAAGGGGTGAATATGTGAATGAACGTAAAAACCTTGAGAGAGCTAGAAAAGAAGCTTATGAAGCTGGACTTTTGGGTAAAAATGCATGTGGTTCTGGTTATGATTTTGATGTTCATATCCATTATGGTGCTGGTGCTTATATTTGTGGTGAAGAAACAGCACTTTTGGAGAGCCTTGAAGGGAAACAAGGGAAACCTAGATTGAAGCCTCCTTTCCCTGCTAATGCCGGATTATATGGCTGTCCCACCACTGTCACAAATGTTGAAACAGTGGCTGTTTCTCCTACAATACTGAGACGTGGTCCAGAGTGGTTTGCCAGTTTTGGGAGGAAGAATAATTCTGGGACAAAATTGTTTTGTATCTCAGGTCATGTAAACAAGCCTTGCACAGTTGAGGAGGAGATGAGTATACCACTTAAGGAGTTGATAGAGAGGCATTGTGGAGGTGTCAGAGGTGGATGGGACAATTTACTTGCAGTAATACCAGGAGGTTCATCGGTTCCACTTTTACCTAAGAACATCTGTGACGATGTTCTGATGGATTATGATGCACTCAAGGCTGTCCAGTCAGGGCTGGGAACTGCTGCTGTGATTGTGATGGACAAATCAACCGATGTTGTAGATGCAATTGCAAGGCTTTCTTACTTCTACAAGCATGAGAGTTGTGGACAGTGCACACCCTGCAGGGAAGGAACTGGATGGCTATGGATGATCATGGAAAGACTGAAAATTGGGAATGCAAAGTTGGAAGAGATTGACATGCTTCAGGAGGTGACCAAGCAGATTGAAGGGCATACAATCTGCGCTTTGGGTGATGCAGCCGCTTGGCCTGTGCAGGGTCTTATAAGGCATTTTAGGCCGGAGCTGGAGAGAAGGATTAGAGAGCATGCAGAAAGGGAGTTGCTGGAGGCTTCTGCTTAATTTCTGCTCAGGTTGCTTCTGGCACCTTTTTGGCTTTAGTTTTGTTGGGGCTTTTTTTCATCTAAAATTTGAAGTACTCTTAACTTGAGTGATTTGGCATTGGCATTTGTTGTTatcaatttccattttgttatGTGAAAATGTTCACTTTCTCTTGAATTATGTAATCTGTTGTCCATCTTCTTGGTCTGTCATGCACGATATGCATACTTGCATCACTTACTATATGCAGGCACACATGATTTATTCCatgaggaagaaagaaaaatggcgTTTGATTTGCAATATGTCTGCAGATGAATGATTGTGAATTAACTTAGTTCTTTAATATCCttaaggaatttattttgttttcccCTTTATATTGTCTGGGGACCTTACAGCTagttactttttttcttttcgcTTCTAAAAACTGTAAAAAATGTTCCTTTTATTAATccatttcttgtttttctggTCACTCAACTATGTTTTTGTTAAAAGAATGTGGAAGAAGCAATTTAGAAGAGAGAGTGAAGGAAGGGAGTGTATAATACTCAAATTGTTTTAGTTATTTCAAGGGGAAAATGGCATGTGGAACACACGTTTAATGACGTGGTGCATCCTTGGTCTTACATGCAGAACAATCACCTGTATTCTTGCCCTTTGCATACTCTCAGAGCATTTTCAATCAGTTCCATGGAACCATGCAGTTAGCATCAGAAGTTTAACTAGTTATTTCATGCTATGTAGGGAAATTCCACTGCAAGTGGCCATTCCTGAATAAGATTGAAGTACCCAAAAATTGGAGGATACGTGACTCAGGCATCTGGTGGTCTGTTAgcattttgtttgttttctcCTAAGCTGTATTGACAACATTTCACTGTCtgagaaaataatgaatgtcTCTAATGTCTGGGCGGGGATACTTGTGTTTCACAGCATccacaactttttctttttggcccGTTTGAGGAACATTGTTAATGATATCTGTATTCTTTCTGCTTTGACCATATAATGGTATCTATATTTTGCTGTGTTATAGGTGTCATTCATCTGGCAACTAACAATAGGTCAAAAAACATTACCaggaaattgaaataaaagttGTGCAGTGCAGATATTcgaaaatgaaatgaaaagaacttgcattgaataaaaatatgcAGCAGCTGAATAGCTTGGATGGGTTAGGCTTGAGGCTGGACCAAGGTTGAGCTTAACTTGCTTGAGGAAGTTTGGATCTTTGTCCTAAAAAGCTTGAGCTTGTTAACAAGCATGGCCCAAATTCTAGTTCCAGCAACTGAGGTCCTGTTAGACTTTGGGTGATGCGTCAATGAATCTGGAACGTGCATCACTGCTACTTTTATGGtcagtgaaaattttcaacccTTTTCAGCACATGGGGGGGATCCTTTAACGAGGCGGACAACAACCAGGCTTGATCTACCTAAATATTAAACAGGTGGTTAACGCGGCGATTAGCACAGAAAAACTGTGAAACAGTGTGATGTCTAATTTAATGATCTCATCAGGCATCTTTCATAAATATTAATAGGCGTTTGTAGAAGCTCTCAAAGCAGGAGGCATCTACTCTTACTCATGTACTTCAAAGGCAGCTTAAGCATAAATTCACCCAAGTGATTTGAGGATATATAGAGTAACAGTAGAAGTTAAATTAGgataaaattaaccaaaaaacttagaaaaaaatgattagCAATGAAGTAGTTTGCGTGGTCAAAATGGAAGATGAGAGTAAATATGCTAGGTCTGGCTTTGATTTCGCATCAACTATATTGTAAAAGTTGTCAAGCTGTAGTCAATTCAAAGCATATTGAATATTGATGGCCGAAAGGAAATGTCCTTTTTTGTCTGATAATGAATGTTGTTAtctttattgtttaaaatttttgaattaattataCAATTAAAAGGTTGAATAGGAAAAATAGTAGTTAGATGACCATATAAAATAGAGTATTTTGAAGATTCCAAATAATCAAGTCAATCATAGAATTAGAATTGTAAGTGATATGGTTTCATAATTAAATAGGTAGCACACGTACATCACCTACCCAATTTGGTTCAATTGATAGCGTTACATGGTTTACAATTTTGACCCCTCCACACTTCCCAATTTTGAATAAGAGAccagataaaaaaaattgaaaattccTCAATTTTGGAAATTTGAATAATCGATAGCAAATAACCGTTaacaaatgataaaaataattatcccGAGATTAATTtgcttttaaataattatttcaaaaatactaAATCTAACTTCTTTTTAgcaaagtaaatttttttttaaaaaagaaaaaggtgagaACTGACCGTCGCTCTTGAGCGCATTTCACTGTCGTGCATGGATGTGGTAACCGAAAATGGAAAGACATGGCAGCAACAGCAACTACAAGAAGTAACTTAAGCaacaaagatttttttaaaaaaaagaagaaacttcCTCTTTCTACTCCTAAAATTGCgacttctctttcttccagcTTTTTCAAACCCATTGTTCACAATTTGACTCTTCACAACCCAAAAACAGTAACAAATCCCCAACTTCCCTCTCCTTaccaacttttctttcataaactttttcttcttcgtTTCTCTCTGATTCTTCAGCTGCCCCGAACTTTGTCTGCAAGTACATTTCCGCTTTCGTTTTGtttgtccttttctttttatgattttctttttcatttttgtgttttattttattctctggATCTGATGTTCTGCCTATAACTtcgcttttttttttactttaatgaTGTTTGCATGAAGTGGATTGCTTGTCTTTTGTCTATCTGATTCATAGATTCGTTGCAGTGACGATTACCAGCTTTATTAGATTGCAAATGaactaatatttaaatgtaaatttcttttttttcctttggttttgctcttttaattgACACTTGATTCCATCTTCATATGATCAGCCATGTTTAACTAAGacattttaatttgtatttatttttgacTCTGTCTTTAGTTTTAGACATAAAGTAGCAGGTTGTTAACTTGCTTTTTTCCATTCTTTTTCCGTTGGCTATTTAGTGGTGGAAGTCCTCTTCAGGTTCGTGTACTAATCCTTTTAGTTTGGTAAAGAAACATTCCTAATGAACTTGATGGTGGAGGGTATAATACTAAAAATTGTATATGGACCCACGTTCTATTTTCAGTTcgattctttctcttttctgctTTGGGTTGTTAACAAGTCAGTTTTCCTGGCAAACTCTCAACTTTCAAGTTGTTCCATTCATTTGCTTTTCTATTCTGGAACATTGTAATATTTGTTCATTCTCTTtcaatatatactatttttgattttgtttttctcccGAATACAGATCTTTAATGTATGTAGTTTTCATAAAGGAGGAGGCACTTTGACTGATCATATCGATCAAGAGTGAAACTGGTGTTTCTTGGAAGTTCGAACAATGGTTCTTGGGCTAAGAAGTAAGAACAGAAAAGGCAGCTCATTTCAGATTGATTACATTGTATCTGTCAAGGAGATAAATCCTTGGATGCCATCGCAGTCTCTGCGATCAGTTCAATCCGTTTTGCTTCAATGGGAAAATGGTGATCAGAGTTTTGGGTCCTTAACTTCTAGCATTGGGAGTGGAAAAATTGAGTTCAGTGAGTCTTTCAGGCTTCCAGTAACTCTATGTCGGGAAGCATCCCGTAAGAGCACCAACCGTGATAGTTTCCAGAAGAACTGTTTAGAGTTTTATTTGTATGAGCCTCGGAAGGACAAGGTGGCTAAAGGCCAGCTTTTAGGATCTGCTGTTGTAAACCTTGCAGATTATGGGATTATCAAGGAAACTATAACCATTAGCATTccaattaacttaaaaaagaGTTCAAGGAACACACAACAGTCAGTTCTTTATCTTAACATCCAGCCATTTGATAGCTCCAGCTCATCAACAAAAGGCAGCTTGTCAAAAGATGTGTCACTAGACAAGGATGGAAGTGAATCTGTTTCTGAATCGATAAATGAAGGAAATGATGAGGAAACCGAGATTACCTCTTTTACTGACGATGATGATCTTTCCTCACATTCATCCCAGACTATTTCTTCTGCTGTTTCTGGTCCTTCTAGAGAGTTACATAGTCAACATGAAAAGGTACTTAAGTaaatcattttccttttgttctttgttTCCATTATCATTGAACTGTTTCTTTACAAGGTTGTGTATTTTGGCTATGCAATGTTAACAGttgttttctttgaatttggGCTGTAGAATAGATTGGATTAGGATTTCTGAAATTGACTTGGCAGACTTGGGATCTTTAAGCATTGCCATAAGTAGATTCCGGGGACTTAACACCATGCAACTAAGAAACAATCATGATTTAACATTCCCATATGCTATGCTTGGTGGTGTTAGTTGAAATTGTATTTATCATGCATATGCATCGTTCTGAATACTTACAGCTAAAAGGTTGTActggatttttgttttttagttctttttaTTGTATCAAGAATTTGGGAGAGAGGGTTTCAACTTGGGACTTTTTTTTAGGCAATGAATGGCTGGCAATTAGGCCACGCCTCAGCCTGAAAATCACTAGGAGCAATAATATGAGCGAAAATTATATTTGCGgtggttaatttttaggtatgATCCCTCTTTAACCATTACTCAAGCATATCTGTTAGTTTTGGGCAGACAGTGGATGCCAGTTTCTTATCTACCGGCATGATTCTATTCTAAGAGGACTGTAGTAGTCCTGGTTAATTTGGTGGTTGTCATTCTACTATCGAAGCTACTTTTTCTGAATGTTTAATAGCCAGTCGCTATTGACTACAGAATGGATCAGACTCAACAAATGGTGGAATAGGAAGACTTGGGCTCACTCTTCCTTCTGGTGGAACACCAGCAAACTCAGGGGTAAGTCTAGCGGCTGAAGCATTCAAGCAAGCAAATGAGAATACATCTCCTTTATCTTCAATGGACTTGTCCTCCAACCCAGGGAATCTAGTAAATGATCCCATGGGTAAAGTTGCACCCTCAGAGGTGTGTGTTACCATTCCAGTAGATACGAACTTAGACCATGCAAAAGACAAAGACTCCCATACCAACAGAGAGGGTGATAGAAAAGCATGGAAGCATGATAAAAGCCATGTAGACAGATCTTTAAGTAGCATTTCACATGTTGGTCATTGGAAGGAAAATGAGGAAAAGACACCATTGGAAAATGAACTTGATAGCCAGATTTTGGATTCCAAGAAATATTCTTTGGAGGACAGGTTAGGTTTTAGACCACCTCAAGATTCTATGAGAAAGCAAATCAAAATGAGGAGTAATACTTTTGCATCCAGCCGCGCAACAACTGAAGTGCAAGGTGTTTACACTGCAAATGATACACAAAAGCATGTGACACCTGTTCAGTTACATTTTGACAAAGCTAATAGTAATGGACTGTCAAACAAGATTCAGTTTGTGGAGAAGGCAAGCGAAAATGATATTCTTGAGAAGATTCCTAAGGGTGCCACAAGTGATCCACTTGATGAAAGGGAAGAAACTAGCAAAGTTAACTCAGCTAAGAGTTATGGGCTGCTAAACAAGTCTCTGTTCATGGAGATGGCTAAGGAAAATGATATTTCTGAGAAGATTCATAATAGTACTACAATTGATACACATAATGAAAGTGAAGAAACTGCAAACAGCCTTTCCAATGGCAAAGTTGAATGGGAGTCCAAAATCGAAATGCTTGAAGAAGAATTGAGAGAAGCTGCTGTTGTTGAGGCTAGTCTTTATTCCATTGTTGCAGAGCATGGGAGTTCTACAAACAAGGTTCATGCTCCAGCTAGGCGACTTTCTAGATTCTATCTTCATGCTTGTAAAGCAAGTACTCAAGATAAGAGGGCAAGTGCAGCGAGGGCTGCTGTTTCAGGATTGATTTTGGTCTCTAAAGCATGTGGAAATGATGTTCCAAGGTGTGCATTAATACTTTctctaattttttctttttagaaaATGAATCTGGCAGATTTTAGGTTCTATCTTTCCTATTGTCAGAGATGTTAATTTGGTTTGCATATTGTAGAAAACAAAATCTGGTTAACTGTGGCACTTAGCTGATAAATGTATTTTTGTTCTCATACTTCTTTGCATCTTTCTATCCTTAtagttttcttcttatttattgaaatgttCTCTTTGTGTGtgtgcctttttttttcttacctGGCATACATTTGATCATTCCTTTTCCATTATTTATAGGTTAACCTTCTGGTTGTCAAATTCAATTGTATTGAGAGCCATTCTTAGCCACGCTATTGAGGAAATGCAGCTATTTTCTGGACTATGCTTAAATTGTAGTAGGGGGGGAAAGGTGTTGGAAGATACCTCTTCTCTGGATAAAGAGGAACGCAGTGCAATGGAAAGTTCTGATGACTGGGTGGACCCTCGAACATTTTTACTTGCATTGGAAAAGTTCGAAGCTTGGATCTTCTCCAGAATAATCGAGTCTGTCTGGTGGCAGGTTAGTCCGTTCTTTTAAAGCTTACAGCATAACTTCTTCAGAGGTCATACCTGACATTATTTCCCTCTCTATGCTTTCCAGACTTTGACTCCACATATGCAGTCTGCTGCTGCAAAGAGCTCAAACTCAAGGAAAACCTCGACCAGGAGATATGGATTAGGTGATCAAGAGCAGGGGAATTTTTCAGTTGAGCTTTGGAAGAAGGCTTTCAAAGATGCCTGTGAGAGGCTTTGTCCCATTCGAGCATGTGGGCATGAGTGTGGCTGCTTAGCTGTGCTGGCTAAATTGGTATTATGATATATTGTAGTTTCTTTTCATGTATGCATAAAAGACTTGGCCATACTTGGATCTTATGCTTCTTTATGTTCATAATGTCTCTTTGTAATATGATGGGACTATGTCCTTATTGCtatgattttaattatctaattGATAATGTTATTGAAATGCAATTTGACAGAAACATTTTTTCTGTTTCATCATTAGGTCATGGAGCAATTGGTGGGTAGATTAGATGTTGCAATGTTTAATGCTATTCTTCGTGAATCAGATGAAGAAATGCCAACAGATCCTGTTTCTGACCCCATAAGTGATCCAAAGGTTCTTCCAATTCCTGCTGGCAAATCAAGCTTTGGGGCAGGTGTACACCTAAAAAATGCTGTGAGTGATGGATTCCTCTTTCTATAGAGCTACTTTAATACTTATTTACCTCCCTGATGTGCAAGATCATACGAATCTGTTTCAATATATTCGCAGGGAAATCCTCCTCCCACCTCACCCGCCTTATCTTTCTACAGATGTTAATAtgtacataaaaaataatcatttaaggACCTTAGGCCTAAAATTGACCTGCGGAGACAGTTGACTGTATCAATACCTGCATTCTTGCCTATTAATATGCTTTAccttctacttttttttttcccccaaCATATCTAATTATGTTTGACCGTTTGCAGAAAAATTATTCACCTAAGGGCAAGCTAAGTGCTTGCAACTTGTGATTTCTTGACCCAAATGTTTTATCAACAGATCAAAAAAGATTGAGACTAGGCTTTGAAATTGCTTCACAGAAGTTCCTTTAACAATgacaaaatacaa containing:
- the LOC18609713 gene encoding NADH dehydrogenase [ubiquinone] flavoprotein 1, mitochondrial — translated: MAPIKGILSLQRAALFRNSSERWGLGIRSFSTQGATTTGAPQPPPPPPPPEKTHFGGLKDEDRIFTNLYGLHDPFLKGAQKRGDWHRTKDLVLKGADWIVNEMKKSGLRGRGGAGFPSGLKWSFMPKVSDGRPSYLVVNADESEPGTCKDREIMRHDPHKLLEGCLIAGVGMRATAAYIYIRGEYVNERKNLERARKEAYEAGLLGKNACGSGYDFDVHIHYGAGAYICGEETALLESLEGKQGKPRLKPPFPANAGLYGCPTTVTNVETVAVSPTILRRGPEWFASFGRKNNSGTKLFCISGHVNKPCTVEEEMSIPLKELIERHCGGVRGGWDNLLAVIPGGSSVPLLPKNICDDVLMDYDALKAVQSGLGTAAVIVMDKSTDVVDAIARLSYFYKHESCGQCTPCREGTGWLWMIMERLKIGNAKLEEIDMLQEVTKQIEGHTICALGDAAAWPVQGLIRHFRPELERRIREHAERELLEASA
- the LOC18609714 gene encoding uncharacterized protein LOC18609714 isoform X1 — translated: MVLGLRSKNRKGSSFQIDYIVSVKEINPWMPSQSLRSVQSVLLQWENGDQSFGSLTSSIGSGKIEFSESFRLPVTLCREASRKSTNRDSFQKNCLEFYLYEPRKDKVAKGQLLGSAVVNLADYGIIKETITISIPINLKKSSRNTQQSVLYLNIQPFDSSSSSTKGSLSKDVSLDKDGSESVSESINEGNDEETEITSFTDDDDLSSHSSQTISSAVSGPSRELHSQHEKNGSDSTNGGIGRLGLTLPSGGTPANSGVSLAAEAFKQANENTSPLSSMDLSSNPGNLVNDPMGKVAPSEVCVTIPVDTNLDHAKDKDSHTNREGDRKAWKHDKSHVDRSLSSISHVGHWKENEEKTPLENELDSQILDSKKYSLEDRLGFRPPQDSMRKQIKMRSNTFASSRATTEVQGVYTANDTQKHVTPVQLHFDKANSNGLSNKIQFVEKASENDILEKIPKGATSDPLDEREETSKVNSAKSYGLLNKSLFMEMAKENDISEKIHNSTTIDTHNESEETANSLSNGKVEWESKIEMLEEELREAAVVEASLYSIVAEHGSSTNKVHAPARRLSRFYLHACKASTQDKRASAARAAVSGLILVSKACGNDVPRLTFWLSNSIVLRAILSHAIEEMQLFSGLCLNCSRGGKVLEDTSSLDKEERSAMESSDDWVDPRTFLLALEKFEAWIFSRIIESVWWQTLTPHMQSAAAKSSNSRKTSTRRYGLGDQEQGNFSVELWKKAFKDACERLCPIRACGHECGCLAVLAKLVMEQLVGRLDVAMFNAILRESDEEMPTDPVSDPISDPKVLPIPAGKSSFGAGVHLKNAVGNWSRWLTDLFGIDDNDGPEDSNEVGNDKNAGCEASFKAFCLLNALSDLMMLPSEMLADRSMRKEVCPKFSTPLISMVLNNFVPDEFNPNPVPEAVFEALDENLSEAGEESITNFPCMATPTVYSPPSPASLTGIIGEVGSEALQRSRSSVLRKSYTSDDELDELDSLITSIVIENPRDSPTSKAPNWMRMGKGGRNVVRYQLLREIWKDG
- the LOC18609714 gene encoding uncharacterized protein LOC18609714 isoform X2; amino-acid sequence: MVLGLRSKNRKGSSFQIDYIVSVKEINPWMPSQSLRSVQSVLLQWENGDQSFGSLTSSIGSGKIEFSESFRLPVTLCREASRKSTNRDSFQKNCLEFYLYEPRKDKVAKGQLLGSAVVNLADYGIIKETITISIPINLKKSSRNTQQSVLYLNIQPFDSSSSSTKGSLSKDVSLDKDGSESVSESINEGNDEETEITSFTDDDDLSSHSSQTISSAVSGPSRELHSQHEKNGSDSTNGGIGRLGLTLPSGGTPANSGVSLAAEAFKQANENTSPLSSMDLSSNPGNLVNDPMGKVAPSEVCVTIPVDTNLDHAKDKDSHTNREGDRKAWKHDKSHVDRSLSSISHVGHWKENEEKTPLENELDSQILDSKKYSLEDRLGFRPPQDSMRKQIKMRSNTFASSRATTEVQGVYTANDTQKHVTPVQLHFDKANSNGLSNKIQFVEKASENDILEKIPKGATSDPLDEREETSKVNSAKSYGLLNKSLFMEMAKENDISEKIHNSTTIDTHNESEETANSLSNGKVEWESKIEMLEEELREAAVVEASLYSIVAEHGSSTNKVHAPARRLSRFYLHACKASTQDKRASAARAAVSGLILVSKACGNDVPRLTFWLSNSIVLRAILSHAIEEMQLFSGLCLNCSRGGKVLEDTSSLDKEERSAMESSDDWVDPRTFLLALEKFEAWIFSRIIESVWWQTLTPHMQSAAAKSSNSRKTSTRRYGLGDQEQGNFSVELWKKAFKDACERLCPIRACGHECGCLAVLAKLVMEQLVGRLDVAMFNAILRESDEEMPTDPVSDPISDPKVLPIPAGKSSFGAGVHLKNAVGNWSRWLTDLFGIDDNDGPEDSNEVGNDKNAGCEASFKAFCLLNALSDLMMLPSEMLADRSMRKEMSSTLTQFQRQFLKHWMRTFLRLGKSLSQTFHAWLLLQFIHHPPQLH